One window of the Salvelinus sp. IW2-2015 linkage group LG10, ASM291031v2, whole genome shotgun sequence genome contains the following:
- the LOC111969488 gene encoding small ribosomal subunit protein uS15 has protein sequence MGRMHAPGKGLSQSALPYRRSVPTWLKVTSDDVKEQIFKLAKKGLSPSQIGVILRDSHGVAQVRFVTGNKILRILKSKGLAPDLPEDLYHLIKKAVAIRKHLERNRKDKDAKFRLILTESRIHRLARYYKTKRVLAPNWKYESSTASALVA, from the exons ATGGGTCGCATGCACGCTCCTGG CAAGGGCCTGTCCCAGTCTGCACTACCCTACAGGCGCAGTGTGCCCACC TGGCTGAAGGTTACATCTGATGACGTCAAAGAGCAGATCTTCAAGCTCGCCAAGAAgggtctttctccctctcagatTG GTGTGATCCTTAGGGACTCTCATGGTGTTGCCCAGGTGCGCTTTGTCACTGGAAACAAGATCCTGAGGATCCTCAAGTCCAAGGGCCTGGCCCCTGACCTGCCCGAGGATCTGTACCACCTCATCAAGAAGGCTGTTGCTATAAGGAAGCATCTGGAGAGGAACAGAAAG GACAAGGATGCCAAGTTCCGTCTGATTCTCACTGAAAGCAGAATCCACAGATTGGCCCGTTACTACAAGACCAAGAGAGTTCTTGCCCCCAACTGGAAGTA CGAATCCTCTACTGCTTCTGCTCTGGTGGCATAA